In Equus przewalskii isolate Varuska chromosome 15, EquPr2, whole genome shotgun sequence, a single genomic region encodes these proteins:
- the MOBP gene encoding myelin-associated oligodendrocyte basic protein isoform X3, whose amino-acid sequence MSQKTGKEGPRLSKNQKFSEHFVIRCCPPFTFLNSKREIVDRKYSICRSGCFYQKKEEDWICCACQKTRLKRKTKPTPKKK is encoded by the exons ATGAGTCAGAAAACGGGTAAGGAGGGTCCCAGACTCTCCAAGAACCAGAAGTTTTCCGAGCACTTCGTCATACGTTGCTGCCCACCATTCACCTTCCTCAACTCCAAACGTGAGATCGTGGATCGGAAATACAGCATCTGTCGAAGTGGCTGCTTCtaccagaagaaggaagaggactgGATCTGCTGTGCCTGCCAAAAGACCAG attgaaaaggaaaaccAAGCCAACTCCGAAGAAGAAGTGA
- the MOBP gene encoding myelin-associated oligodendrocyte basic protein isoform X2 produces MSQKTGKEGPRLSKNQKFSEHFVIRCCPPFTFLNSKREIVDRKYSICRSGCFYQKKEEDWICCACQKTSPSRRATSPKKPKKQPAAPPAVVRAPAKPRSPPRSERQPRPRPEARPPPAKQRPPQKPKQQPRSSPQRGPGTSRGGSPNKASRF; encoded by the exons ATGAGTCAGAAAACGGGTAAGGAGGGTCCCAGACTCTCCAAGAACCAGAAGTTTTCCGAGCACTTCGTCATACGTTGCTGCCCACCATTCACCTTCCTCAACTCCAAACGTGAGATCGTGGATCGGAAATACAGCATCTGTCGAAGTGGCTGCTTCtaccagaagaaggaagaggactgGATCTGCTGTGCCTGCCAAAAGACCAG CCCCAGCCGCCGTGCAACGTCCCCTAAGAAGCCCAAGAAACAGCCAGCGGCACCCCCCGCGGTGGTCAGAGCACCAGCCAAGCCACGGTCCCCTCCGAGGTCTGAGCGTCAGCCACGCCCCCGCCCAGAGGCCCGACCACCACCAGCCAAGCAGCGCCCCCCTCAGAAGCCCAAGCAGCAGCCGCGCAGCAGCCCCCAGAGAGGGCCAGGCACCAGCCGTGGGGGGTCCCCCAACAAAGCTTCTAGGTTCTG a
- the MOBP gene encoding myelin-associated oligodendrocyte basic protein isoform X1 yields MSQKTGKEGPRLSKNQKFSEHFVIRCCPPFTFLNSKREIVDRKYSICRSGCFYQKKEEDWICCACQKTSPSRRATSPKKPKKQPAAPPAVVRAPAKPRSPPRSERQPRPRPEARPPPAKQRPPQKPKQQPRSSPQRGPGTSRGGSPNKASRFW; encoded by the exons ATGAGTCAGAAAACGGGTAAGGAGGGTCCCAGACTCTCCAAGAACCAGAAGTTTTCCGAGCACTTCGTCATACGTTGCTGCCCACCATTCACCTTCCTCAACTCCAAACGTGAGATCGTGGATCGGAAATACAGCATCTGTCGAAGTGGCTGCTTCtaccagaagaaggaagaggactgGATCTGCTGTGCCTGCCAAAAGACCAG CCCCAGCCGCCGTGCAACGTCCCCTAAGAAGCCCAAGAAACAGCCAGCGGCACCCCCCGCGGTGGTCAGAGCACCAGCCAAGCCACGGTCCCCTCCGAGGTCTGAGCGTCAGCCACGCCCCCGCCCAGAGGCCCGACCACCACCAGCCAAGCAGCGCCCCCCTCAGAAGCCCAAGCAGCAGCCGCGCAGCAGCCCCCAGAGAGGGCCAGGCACCAGCCGTGGGGGGTCCCCCAACAAAGCTTCTAGGTTCTGGTAA